Proteins from one Xenopus tropicalis strain Nigerian chromosome 1, UCB_Xtro_10.0, whole genome shotgun sequence genomic window:
- the LOC779564 gene encoding carbonic anhydrase 15, with translation MKLHLLCFTFFTWPLVVHGSGGGPWCYSSQDPKCGPDHWKDISHNCGGESQSPINIERSKVKRDSHLGGISFQGYDHATPGRWKLINDGHSVLLSLSGEVIQSHVNISGAGLPNTYRALQFHFHWGSSTRDGSEHLMDGKQYPMELHIVHMNAKYQSITEAKKDPQGLAVLGFFFTVSEIDNPSYNTLEAGMKNVSLKGEFIELDSTFPLEMLLPPHDKLSRYYRYQGSLTTPDCSEVVIWTVFEDPISISQKQLKIMTETAHFTANGETLVKMSDNFRTPQPLKGRKVWASKDATVSHSNAIRASFLSMCLISLATCILLLF, from the exons ATGAAGCTGCACCTGCTCTGCTTTACTTTCTTCACGTGGCCTTTAGTTGTACATGGATCTGGAGGAG GTCCTTGGTGTTACTCCTCTCAGGACCCCAAGTGTG GGCCAGATCACTGGAAGGACATCAGCCATAACTGTGGGGGAGAGAGTCAGTCCCCTATCAACATTGAGAGGTCGAAAGTAAAGAGAGACAGCCATTTGGGGGGAATCAGTTTCCAGGGATATGACCATGCAACACCTGGGCGGTGGAAGCTAATAAATGATGGACACTCAG TGCTCTTGAGCCTTAGTGGAGAGGTGATACAGAGTCACGTAAATATCAGTGGTGCGGGGCTGCCAAATACATATCGTGCTCTCCAGTTCCACTTCCACTGGGGGAGCTCAACAAGGGATGGATCAGAGCACTTGATGGATGGCAAGCAATATCCCATGGAG TTGCATATTGTTCACATGAATGCCAAGTACCAAAGTATCACTGAAGCCAAGAAAGACCCCCAAGGCCTGGCTGTGCTAGGCTTCTTTTTTACT GTATCAGAGATTGACAATCCCAGTTATAACACTCTGGAAGCTGGTATGAAGAATGTGTCTTTGAAAG GGGAATTTATAGAACTAGATTCCACCTTTCCACTGGAAATGCTGCTTCCACCTCATGACAAGCTTTCTAGGTACTACCGATATCAAGGATCACTTACAACTCCAGACTGCTCTGAGGTGGTTATATGGACTGTGTTTGAGGATCCGATATCCATCAGCCAAAAACAG ctgAAAATAATGACAGAAACTGCCCATTTCACTGCTAATGGAGAGACACTGGTCAAAATGTCAGACAATTTCCGCACCCCACAGCCACTAAAGGGAAGAAAGGTCTGGGCGTCCAAGGATGCTACTGTCAGTCATTCCAATGCTATCCGTGCCTCATTCCTCAGCATGTGTCTGATCAGCCTGGCCACCTGCATATTATTGCTCTTCTGA
- the dgcr2 gene encoding integral membrane protein DGCR2/IDD precursor, producing MVPKPDSGTFLLLFLLVLTLTEPLRPELRCTPGQFACHSGTIQCIPLHWQCDGWPACEDESDEVNCPGLSGDQRTYHGKESVDTRFNRGRSGETPRFHTVNFAQPVRFSSFLGKCPSGWHHYEGTASCYKVYSSGENYWDAVQTCQKVNGSLATFTTDQELKFILAQEWDMEERPYGRKDQRRLWVGYQFVITSRNHSMEGHWEVAYKGSAEVFLPPVPIFGTAMSDNENILCAQLQCFHLPSLRHLGLHSWYAENCYEKSSFLCKRSQTCVDIKDNIVDEGYYFTPKGDDPCLSCTCHNGEPEMCVAALCERPQGCQQYRKDPKECCKFTCLDPDGSSLFDSMASGMRLIVSCISSFLILSLLLFMVHRLRQRRRERIESLIGANLHHFNLGRRMPGFDYGPDGFGTGLTPLHLSDDGEGGAFHFHEPPPPYTAYKYSDIQHPDDPPPPYEASISPDIILCSSPDQVSHQAAVLGQLSTASSSNASTPQTTEEPLPPAVLCLAQSQSDTTCSGDVSSSLLVPPKSLQNEAFTSDTQSGPSPSNCSLNTVV from the exons AGCTGCGCTGCACACCAGGGCAGTTCGCTTGCCACAGTGGTACCATACAGTGTATACCCCTTCACTGGCAGTGTGATGGATGGCCAGCATGTGAAGATGAGAGTGATGAGGTCAACTGTCCAG GTCTGTCTGGAGACCAGCGAACGTATCATGGAAAAGAGAGTGTGGACACACGGTTTAACAGAGGCCGGAGTGGGGAAACCCCTCGATTCCATACAGTGAATTTTGCCCAGCCTGTCCGTTTTAGCA GTTTTCTAGGAAAATGCCCATCAGGATGGCATCACTATGAAGGAACAGCAAGCTGCTATAAGGTATATTCATCAGGAGAAAATTACTGGGATGCTGTACAAACATGTCAGAAGGTAAATGGATCTCTGGCAACCTTCACTACTGACCAGGAGCTGAAATTTATTTTGGCCCAGGAGTGGGACATGGAGGAGAGGCCATATGGAAGGAAGGATCAGCGGAG ATTGTGGGTTGGATACCAGTTTGTTATTACCAGCAGGAACCATTCTATGGAGGGTCATTGGGAAGTAGCATACAAAG GATCTGCTGAGGTTTTCCTGCCTCCCGTGCCTATCTTTGGAACAGCAATGTCTGACAACGAGAATATCTTGTGTGCCCAATTGCAGTGCTTTCACCTACCATCATTAAGACATCTTGGTCTGCACAGCTGGTATGCAGAAAACTGCTATGAAAAATCATCTTTTCTCTGCAAGAGAA GCCAGACGTGTGTTGATATCAAGGACAACATTGTTGATGAAGGCTACTACTTTACACCTAAGGGAGATGATCCGTGCTTGAGCTGCACATGCCACAATGGTGAGCCAGAAATGTGTGTGGCTGCTCTTTGTGAAAGACCACAAGGCTGTCAGCAGTATCGCAAGGACCCCAAGGAGTGCTGCAAATTTACCTGCCTTGATCCAG atgGAAGCAGCCTATTTGACTCTATGGCCAGTGGTATGCGTTTGATTGTAAGCTGCATCTCCTCTTTCCTTATTCTGTCTCTTCTGCTATTCATGGTTCATCGTCTAAGACAGAGACGCAGGGAACGCATTGAGTCATTAATTGGAGCCAACT TACACCACTTCAATCTTGGCCGCAGAATGCCAGGGTTTGACTATGGACCTGATGGTTTTGGCACAGGTCTGACACCACTTCATCTGTCAGATGATGGAGAGGGTGGGGCATTTCACTTCCATGAGCCACCCCCACCTTATACAGCTTACAAATACTCTGATATCCAACACCCAGATGATCCACCCCCTCCCTATGAAGCATCCATTAGTCCTGATATCATACTGTGCTCAAGTCCAG ATCAAGTGAGTCACCAAGCTGCTGTCCTGGGCCAGTTATCAACTGCAAGCAGTAGCAATGCATCAACCCCTCAAACAACAGAAGAGCCCTTGCCCCCAGCAGTGCTATGTCTTGCCCAATCTCAAAGTGACACCACATGCTCTGGGGATGTCAGTAGTTCTTTGCTGGTGCCCCCCAAATCCCTTCAAAACGAAGCCTTCACTAGTGATACTCAATCTGGACCTTCGCCAAGCAATTGTTCTCTCAACACAGTTGTTTAA
- the dgcr2 gene encoding integral membrane protein DGCR2/IDD isoform X1 → MVPKPDSGTFLLLFLLVLTLTEPLRPGPGIVLARLQSELRCTPGQFACHSGTIQCIPLHWQCDGWPACEDESDEVNCPGLSGDQRTYHGKESVDTRFNRGRSGETPRFHTVNFAQPVRFSSFLGKCPSGWHHYEGTASCYKVYSSGENYWDAVQTCQKVNGSLATFTTDQELKFILAQEWDMEERPYGRKDQRRLWVGYQFVITSRNHSMEGHWEVAYKGSAEVFLPPVPIFGTAMSDNENILCAQLQCFHLPSLRHLGLHSWYAENCYEKSSFLCKRSQTCVDIKDNIVDEGYYFTPKGDDPCLSCTCHNGEPEMCVAALCERPQGCQQYRKDPKECCKFTCLDPDGSSLFDSMASGMRLIVSCISSFLILSLLLFMVHRLRQRRRERIESLIGANLHHFNLGRRMPGFDYGPDGFGTGLTPLHLSDDGEGGAFHFHEPPPPYTAYKYSDIQHPDDPPPPYEASISPDIILCSSPDQVSHQAAVLGQLSTASSSNASTPQTTEEPLPPAVLCLAQSQSDTTCSGDVSSSLLVPPKSLQNEAFTSDTQSGPSPSNCSLNTVV, encoded by the exons GTCCAGGAATAGTTCTGGCAAGACTTCAATCAG AGCTGCGCTGCACACCAGGGCAGTTCGCTTGCCACAGTGGTACCATACAGTGTATACCCCTTCACTGGCAGTGTGATGGATGGCCAGCATGTGAAGATGAGAGTGATGAGGTCAACTGTCCAG GTCTGTCTGGAGACCAGCGAACGTATCATGGAAAAGAGAGTGTGGACACACGGTTTAACAGAGGCCGGAGTGGGGAAACCCCTCGATTCCATACAGTGAATTTTGCCCAGCCTGTCCGTTTTAGCA GTTTTCTAGGAAAATGCCCATCAGGATGGCATCACTATGAAGGAACAGCAAGCTGCTATAAGGTATATTCATCAGGAGAAAATTACTGGGATGCTGTACAAACATGTCAGAAGGTAAATGGATCTCTGGCAACCTTCACTACTGACCAGGAGCTGAAATTTATTTTGGCCCAGGAGTGGGACATGGAGGAGAGGCCATATGGAAGGAAGGATCAGCGGAG ATTGTGGGTTGGATACCAGTTTGTTATTACCAGCAGGAACCATTCTATGGAGGGTCATTGGGAAGTAGCATACAAAG GATCTGCTGAGGTTTTCCTGCCTCCCGTGCCTATCTTTGGAACAGCAATGTCTGACAACGAGAATATCTTGTGTGCCCAATTGCAGTGCTTTCACCTACCATCATTAAGACATCTTGGTCTGCACAGCTGGTATGCAGAAAACTGCTATGAAAAATCATCTTTTCTCTGCAAGAGAA GCCAGACGTGTGTTGATATCAAGGACAACATTGTTGATGAAGGCTACTACTTTACACCTAAGGGAGATGATCCGTGCTTGAGCTGCACATGCCACAATGGTGAGCCAGAAATGTGTGTGGCTGCTCTTTGTGAAAGACCACAAGGCTGTCAGCAGTATCGCAAGGACCCCAAGGAGTGCTGCAAATTTACCTGCCTTGATCCAG atgGAAGCAGCCTATTTGACTCTATGGCCAGTGGTATGCGTTTGATTGTAAGCTGCATCTCCTCTTTCCTTATTCTGTCTCTTCTGCTATTCATGGTTCATCGTCTAAGACAGAGACGCAGGGAACGCATTGAGTCATTAATTGGAGCCAACT TACACCACTTCAATCTTGGCCGCAGAATGCCAGGGTTTGACTATGGACCTGATGGTTTTGGCACAGGTCTGACACCACTTCATCTGTCAGATGATGGAGAGGGTGGGGCATTTCACTTCCATGAGCCACCCCCACCTTATACAGCTTACAAATACTCTGATATCCAACACCCAGATGATCCACCCCCTCCCTATGAAGCATCCATTAGTCCTGATATCATACTGTGCTCAAGTCCAG ATCAAGTGAGTCACCAAGCTGCTGTCCTGGGCCAGTTATCAACTGCAAGCAGTAGCAATGCATCAACCCCTCAAACAACAGAAGAGCCCTTGCCCCCAGCAGTGCTATGTCTTGCCCAATCTCAAAGTGACACCACATGCTCTGGGGATGTCAGTAGTTCTTTGCTGGTGCCCCCCAAATCCCTTCAAAACGAAGCCTTCACTAGTGATACTCAATCTGGACCTTCGCCAAGCAATTGTTCTCTCAACACAGTTGTTTAA
- the dgcr2 gene encoding integral membrane protein DGCR2/IDD isoform X3: MVPKPDSGTFLLLFLLVLTLTEPLRPELRCTPGQFACHSGTIQCIPLHWQCDGWPACEDESDEVNCPGLSGDQRTYHGKESVDTRFNRGRSGETPRFHTVNFAQPVRFSRKCPSGWHHYEGTASCYKVYSSGENYWDAVQTCQKVNGSLATFTTDQELKFILAQEWDMEERPYGRKDQRRLWVGYQFVITSRNHSMEGHWEVAYKGSAEVFLPPVPIFGTAMSDNENILCAQLQCFHLPSLRHLGLHSWYAENCYEKSSFLCKRSQTCVDIKDNIVDEGYYFTPKGDDPCLSCTCHNGEPEMCVAALCERPQGCQQYRKDPKECCKFTCLDPDGSSLFDSMASGMRLIVSCISSFLILSLLLFMVHRLRQRRRERIESLIGANLHHFNLGRRMPGFDYGPDGFGTGLTPLHLSDDGEGGAFHFHEPPPPYTAYKYSDIQHPDDPPPPYEASISPDIILCSSPDQVSHQAAVLGQLSTASSSNASTPQTTEEPLPPAVLCLAQSQSDTTCSGDVSSSLLVPPKSLQNEAFTSDTQSGPSPSNCSLNTVV; this comes from the exons AGCTGCGCTGCACACCAGGGCAGTTCGCTTGCCACAGTGGTACCATACAGTGTATACCCCTTCACTGGCAGTGTGATGGATGGCCAGCATGTGAAGATGAGAGTGATGAGGTCAACTGTCCAG GTCTGTCTGGAGACCAGCGAACGTATCATGGAAAAGAGAGTGTGGACACACGGTTTAACAGAGGCCGGAGTGGGGAAACCCCTCGATTCCATACAGTGAATTTTGCCCAGCCTGTCCGTTTTAGCA GAAAATGCCCATCAGGATGGCATCACTATGAAGGAACAGCAAGCTGCTATAAGGTATATTCATCAGGAGAAAATTACTGGGATGCTGTACAAACATGTCAGAAGGTAAATGGATCTCTGGCAACCTTCACTACTGACCAGGAGCTGAAATTTATTTTGGCCCAGGAGTGGGACATGGAGGAGAGGCCATATGGAAGGAAGGATCAGCGGAG ATTGTGGGTTGGATACCAGTTTGTTATTACCAGCAGGAACCATTCTATGGAGGGTCATTGGGAAGTAGCATACAAAG GATCTGCTGAGGTTTTCCTGCCTCCCGTGCCTATCTTTGGAACAGCAATGTCTGACAACGAGAATATCTTGTGTGCCCAATTGCAGTGCTTTCACCTACCATCATTAAGACATCTTGGTCTGCACAGCTGGTATGCAGAAAACTGCTATGAAAAATCATCTTTTCTCTGCAAGAGAA GCCAGACGTGTGTTGATATCAAGGACAACATTGTTGATGAAGGCTACTACTTTACACCTAAGGGAGATGATCCGTGCTTGAGCTGCACATGCCACAATGGTGAGCCAGAAATGTGTGTGGCTGCTCTTTGTGAAAGACCACAAGGCTGTCAGCAGTATCGCAAGGACCCCAAGGAGTGCTGCAAATTTACCTGCCTTGATCCAG atgGAAGCAGCCTATTTGACTCTATGGCCAGTGGTATGCGTTTGATTGTAAGCTGCATCTCCTCTTTCCTTATTCTGTCTCTTCTGCTATTCATGGTTCATCGTCTAAGACAGAGACGCAGGGAACGCATTGAGTCATTAATTGGAGCCAACT TACACCACTTCAATCTTGGCCGCAGAATGCCAGGGTTTGACTATGGACCTGATGGTTTTGGCACAGGTCTGACACCACTTCATCTGTCAGATGATGGAGAGGGTGGGGCATTTCACTTCCATGAGCCACCCCCACCTTATACAGCTTACAAATACTCTGATATCCAACACCCAGATGATCCACCCCCTCCCTATGAAGCATCCATTAGTCCTGATATCATACTGTGCTCAAGTCCAG ATCAAGTGAGTCACCAAGCTGCTGTCCTGGGCCAGTTATCAACTGCAAGCAGTAGCAATGCATCAACCCCTCAAACAACAGAAGAGCCCTTGCCCCCAGCAGTGCTATGTCTTGCCCAATCTCAAAGTGACACCACATGCTCTGGGGATGTCAGTAGTTCTTTGCTGGTGCCCCCCAAATCCCTTCAAAACGAAGCCTTCACTAGTGATACTCAATCTGGACCTTCGCCAAGCAATTGTTCTCTCAACACAGTTGTTTAA
- the dgcr2 gene encoding integral membrane protein DGCR2/IDD isoform X2, whose product MVPKPDSGTFLLLFLLVLTLTEPLRPGPGIVLARLQSELRCTPGQFACHSGTIQCIPLHWQCDGWPACEDESDEVNCPGLSGDQRTYHGKESVDTRFNRGRSGETPRFHTVNFAQPVRFSRKCPSGWHHYEGTASCYKVYSSGENYWDAVQTCQKVNGSLATFTTDQELKFILAQEWDMEERPYGRKDQRRLWVGYQFVITSRNHSMEGHWEVAYKGSAEVFLPPVPIFGTAMSDNENILCAQLQCFHLPSLRHLGLHSWYAENCYEKSSFLCKRSQTCVDIKDNIVDEGYYFTPKGDDPCLSCTCHNGEPEMCVAALCERPQGCQQYRKDPKECCKFTCLDPDGSSLFDSMASGMRLIVSCISSFLILSLLLFMVHRLRQRRRERIESLIGANLHHFNLGRRMPGFDYGPDGFGTGLTPLHLSDDGEGGAFHFHEPPPPYTAYKYSDIQHPDDPPPPYEASISPDIILCSSPDQVSHQAAVLGQLSTASSSNASTPQTTEEPLPPAVLCLAQSQSDTTCSGDVSSSLLVPPKSLQNEAFTSDTQSGPSPSNCSLNTVV is encoded by the exons GTCCAGGAATAGTTCTGGCAAGACTTCAATCAG AGCTGCGCTGCACACCAGGGCAGTTCGCTTGCCACAGTGGTACCATACAGTGTATACCCCTTCACTGGCAGTGTGATGGATGGCCAGCATGTGAAGATGAGAGTGATGAGGTCAACTGTCCAG GTCTGTCTGGAGACCAGCGAACGTATCATGGAAAAGAGAGTGTGGACACACGGTTTAACAGAGGCCGGAGTGGGGAAACCCCTCGATTCCATACAGTGAATTTTGCCCAGCCTGTCCGTTTTAGCA GAAAATGCCCATCAGGATGGCATCACTATGAAGGAACAGCAAGCTGCTATAAGGTATATTCATCAGGAGAAAATTACTGGGATGCTGTACAAACATGTCAGAAGGTAAATGGATCTCTGGCAACCTTCACTACTGACCAGGAGCTGAAATTTATTTTGGCCCAGGAGTGGGACATGGAGGAGAGGCCATATGGAAGGAAGGATCAGCGGAG ATTGTGGGTTGGATACCAGTTTGTTATTACCAGCAGGAACCATTCTATGGAGGGTCATTGGGAAGTAGCATACAAAG GATCTGCTGAGGTTTTCCTGCCTCCCGTGCCTATCTTTGGAACAGCAATGTCTGACAACGAGAATATCTTGTGTGCCCAATTGCAGTGCTTTCACCTACCATCATTAAGACATCTTGGTCTGCACAGCTGGTATGCAGAAAACTGCTATGAAAAATCATCTTTTCTCTGCAAGAGAA GCCAGACGTGTGTTGATATCAAGGACAACATTGTTGATGAAGGCTACTACTTTACACCTAAGGGAGATGATCCGTGCTTGAGCTGCACATGCCACAATGGTGAGCCAGAAATGTGTGTGGCTGCTCTTTGTGAAAGACCACAAGGCTGTCAGCAGTATCGCAAGGACCCCAAGGAGTGCTGCAAATTTACCTGCCTTGATCCAG atgGAAGCAGCCTATTTGACTCTATGGCCAGTGGTATGCGTTTGATTGTAAGCTGCATCTCCTCTTTCCTTATTCTGTCTCTTCTGCTATTCATGGTTCATCGTCTAAGACAGAGACGCAGGGAACGCATTGAGTCATTAATTGGAGCCAACT TACACCACTTCAATCTTGGCCGCAGAATGCCAGGGTTTGACTATGGACCTGATGGTTTTGGCACAGGTCTGACACCACTTCATCTGTCAGATGATGGAGAGGGTGGGGCATTTCACTTCCATGAGCCACCCCCACCTTATACAGCTTACAAATACTCTGATATCCAACACCCAGATGATCCACCCCCTCCCTATGAAGCATCCATTAGTCCTGATATCATACTGTGCTCAAGTCCAG ATCAAGTGAGTCACCAAGCTGCTGTCCTGGGCCAGTTATCAACTGCAAGCAGTAGCAATGCATCAACCCCTCAAACAACAGAAGAGCCCTTGCCCCCAGCAGTGCTATGTCTTGCCCAATCTCAAAGTGACACCACATGCTCTGGGGATGTCAGTAGTTCTTTGCTGGTGCCCCCCAAATCCCTTCAAAACGAAGCCTTCACTAGTGATACTCAATCTGGACCTTCGCCAAGCAATTGTTCTCTCAACACAGTTGTTTAA